A single Ciona intestinalis chromosome 12, KH, whole genome shotgun sequence DNA region contains:
- the LOC100186184 gene encoding b(0,+)-type amino acid transporter 1-like yields MSGNSIGKVEEFRLKRKVGFWSGVAIVTSAMVGSGIFVSPGGVVSAVHGSVGLSMVVWVVCGIVAALSTLCYCELGAALKESGGDFVNFEIAYGKMVSYMYVMTFIFMDVGSGISLQVFAAYFISGFIGAGCKAPDIFIKLVACLLLISLSFLNSRSVRSVVKIEIVFTVGKFLAMCLISIGGIIRLVNGDPVGKENFQNAFASEGMAGITAGDIGIAFYQGMFSYTGWMVLNTIAEEVTDVGRNLPRASLFSLLIVTVMYMIVNIGYFSVLSVEEMMTSPAVAVTFANQVLGPMAWIIPFTVCVSTLGNQNGACLLRGRLPFVAARKGYLPKIFSMIHVKYYTPVPSLILNAFFGIIFILCGDVQFLINGFGFVMWTVYGLSAASVIILRYKKPNITRPYRRNATLS; encoded by the exons atgagTGGAAACTCTATTGGGAAGGTTGAGGAATTTCGTCTGAAACGGAAGGTCGGATTCTGGAGCGGTGTTGCTATAGTTACCAGCGCCATGGTTGGTTCCGGTATTTTCGTATCTCCGGGTGGAGTTGTAAGTGCTGTCCATGGTAGTGTTGGGCTCAGTATGGTTGTATGGGTTGTGTGTGGAATAGTGGCCGCCCTGTCCACACTTTGCTACTGCGAATTGGGAGCAGCATTGAAAGAGTCCGGGGGTGACTTTGTCAACTTTGAAATCGCGTATGGAAAGATGGTTTCATACATGTATGTTATGACCTTTATATTTATGGATGTCGGTAGCGGTATTTCTTTGCAAGTCTTCGCTGCTTATTTTATCAGTGGATTTATTGGTGCCGGGTGCAAAGCTCCCGATATTTTCATTAAACTTGTGGCCTGTTTGCTTTTAATAAGCCTGAGCTTCCTAAACAGCAGAAGCGTACGTTCGGTTGTAAAGATCGAAATAGTTTTCACAGTTGGAAAGTTCCTAGCAATGTGCCTAATCAGCATTGGAGGGATAATACGTCTTGTAAACGGAGATCCAGTGGGCAAAGAAAACTTTCAGAATGCATTTGCTAGCGAGGGCATGGCAGGTATTACAGCAGGCGACATCGGAATTGCATTTTACCAGGGCATGTTTTCCTACACCGGGTGGATGGTTCTGAACACAATAGCGGAGGAGGTAACGGACGTTGGACGTAATCTACCAAGAGCATCGTTGTTTTCTCTCCTCATCGTAACTGTTATGTACATGATTGTAAATATTGGCTACTTTTCAG TTCTTTCTGTGGAAgaaatgatgacgtcaccagcgGTTGCCGTGACGTTTGCTAACCAAGTCTTAGGACCAATGGCGTGGATTATCCCGTTTACCGTGTGTGTGTCAACACTTGGCAACCAAAACGGCGCATGTCTTCTACGGGGAAGGTTGCCGTTTGTTGCTGCAAGGAAAGGATATTTACCAAAA ATATTTTCAATGATTCATGTGAAGTATTACACTCCCGTACCTTCGCTCATTCTTAACGCTTTTTTCGGCATAATATTCATATTATGTGGGGACGTCCAATTTTTGATCAACGGATTCGGATTTGTTATGTGGACAGTTTATGGTCTCAGTGCAGCAAGTGTTATAATTCTGAGATACAAAAAGCCAAATATAACAAGACCTTACCGG CGTAACGCAACATTGTCTTGA